The nucleotide window ACCCTGTGCAGCAATCGAGTGTGCACGTCTCGGTGAATCCTGATAGCAGAATGCCTTTACATTATAACCCTGCTCGGCCAAAGTAGCAGCTGCTGACCCTCCGGCCAGACCTGTTCCTACTACGATGATGTCGATCTTGTCGCGGTTGTTGGGCGCTACAAGATTCATGTGATTTTTATGGTTGGTCCACTTTTCGGCTAACGGCCCGTGTGGAATTTTAGAATCTAATTTGCTCATTTGTTGAAATTTTAAATTTTGAATTTTAGATAGGTTGTAAACTAAAACTTAAAATCTTATTGAGTGATATAATGATATACTGCGATAATGATAAAACCGGCCGGGATAAGGATGGAATACCAGTTACCGATTGCTTTAATCATGGGTGTGTACTTTGGATGTCTGGCACCTACCGACTGGAAAGATGACTGGAACCCGTGTGCCAGGTGCAGACCCAACAGTATAAAAGCAATAATGTAGAAGATCACTCTTACCGGATTTGCGAAACGTTCGTGCAGTTCGCCCCAATATCTCAGATTATCGGCCTCATTACGTTCAATATACTTAAAATTAATCTCATGCCACCAGAAATCGTACATGTGAAGTCCCAGAAATGCCAGTACTACCAACCCCGAGATAATCATATTACGAGAAGTCCAGGTGGAATTAGCCGCACCGTTATTTACTGCATATTTTGTAGGTCTGGCATTACGGTTTCTGATCTCCAGGATAAACCCCATAACGAAATGAAAAATCACCGCAAAACCTAAAACCGGCTGCATAATAAACTGAATCAGTGGGTTGTAACCCATGAAATCTGACGCGGTATTGAAAGCATCAGGACCTAAAACGGAAAGAAAATTCACCGTGAGGTGCATAATAAGGAATATGAGCAAGAACATTGCAGACAATGCCATTGCGTACTTCCTACCGATAGTAGAACTTGTTAATCCTGCCATAATGTATATTTAAAATTTGAAATTTGACAAAGTTAAAAAAATGTTAAGGTATGGGCGAATGAGAAAAGTCACCTATATATAGTTTGTAACTGTTCTAAATAGTGCACTTATTTTTCTGAGGGAGCATTCACCTTCAAACTTAATTCAGTAAGCTGTTCTTCTGCAATTGCACTTGGCGCATCAATCATCACATCTCTTCCGGAGTTATTTTTGGGGAAAGCGATGTAATCACGTATGACTTCATTGCCGTCCAGAATTGCCACCAGCCTGTCGAATCCGAAAGCCAGACCCGCATGCGGTGGTGCACCGTATTTAAACGCGTTCATCAGGAAACCGAACTGCGCTTCTGCTTCTTCTTTAGTGAAGCCTAGGAGATCGAACATACGTGACTGCAGCTCTTTATCAAAAATCCTCACCGACCCGCCGCCGATTTCATTACCGTTCAGTACCAAATCATAAGCATTTGCTCTGGCTTTACCGGGATCGGTTTGCAGCAGGGCAATATCTTCAGGCTTCGGCGAAGTAAAGGGATGGTGCATCGCATGATAGCGCCCGGACTCGTCATCCCATTCCAGCAACGGGAAATCCACTACCCAAAGTGGTGCAAATTCTTTCGGATTTCTTAAACCCAGACGGTTACCCAATTCCATCCTAAGCCCGGATAGTTGAGTTCTTACTTTATTTTCAGTTCCGGACATCAGGAAAATAAGGTCTCCTGCCCTGGCCCCGAATTTTTCTGTAATTTTTCTTAAATCCTCTTCAGCGTAGAATTTGTTTACGGAGGAAGTGATGGTACCGTCTGCCTGGAATTTAATCCAAACCATGCCGGAAGCCCCTATTTGAGGACGTTTTACCCAGTCGATAAGTTCGTCTATCTGCTTACGGGTATAGTCGGCGCAGCCTTCTGCATTAATTCCGACCACAAGCTCCGCCTCATCAAAAATCTTGAAATCCTTACCCTTCATCAGATCATTTACCTCAACGAACTTCATCCCAAAGCGAACATCCGGTTTATCGTTACCGTAAGTTTTCATGGCCTCATCGTAGGTCATTCTCGGGAATTTAGCCACATCAGTTCCTGTAATGTCCTTCAACAGAGAAGCAGTCATACCTTCAAATATTTCCAGCACATCTTCCTGTTCCACAAAAGCCATTTCGCAGTCGATCTGGGTAAATTCCGGTTGGCGGTCGGCACGCAGGTCCTCATCGCGGAAGCATTTTACAATCTGGAAATAGCGGTCCATTCCACCAATCATTAACAGCTGCTTGAAGGTTTGCGGCGACTGTGGCAGGGCATAAAACTGTCCCGGGTTCATGCGGCTGGGTACTATAAAATCCCTTGCACCTTCGGGTGTTGATTTGATAAGTACAGGCGTTTCCACCTCAATAAAGTTTTGGTCAGAAAGATAGTTGCGAACCTTTTGCGCCATCTTGTGGCGGAAAATAAGTTTTTCACGCACTGGATTTCGGCGAATATCCAGGTAGCGGTATTTCATACGGAGTTCCTCGCCGCCATCAGTTTCATCTTCAATGGTAAAAGGCGGAAGTTCCGCTGCATTAAGTACGGTAAGTTTTTCAACCAATATCTCAACATCACCCGTAGGGATTTTTGGATTTTTGGAAGTTCTCTCAATTACCTTACCTGAAACCTGGATCACAAATTCGCGGCCCAGTTTTTTCGCATCCTGCAACAACTCTGCAGAAGAGCGGTCCTCATCGAACACCAACTGTGTAATTCCGTAACGGTCACGCAGGTCAATCCATATCATGAATCCTTTGTCGCGTATGGTCTGTACCCAACCTGAAAGTGTAACATTTTCATTGAGATTACTAAGCGAAAGTTCGCCGTTGGTGTGCGTTCTGAACATTTGTAGCTGAAATTTGAAATGGTTTACTGAGAATTTCGGCAAAGATAGGACATTCAGGGAAAAATCCGCCGACCGGAGATTTAATTAAAATGGTATCTGACACTTCAGAAAAATCAAAGCTGCAAATTGAGTTTAAGTTATATTTGTACCTCTATGAAGAAATTGATACCCATTTTATTTTTTACAGCATTTTCTTTTTTACTCTTTGCGCAAACCCATTCGGGAAAAATCATTGCCATAAAAGATGGCGACACCGTGGTGATGCTTGTTAAGAATAAGCCGCAAACCATAAGGCTGGCGCATATAGATACACCCGAGAAAAAGCAGCCCTAGGGTACCGCCGCAAAGATATTTTTGTCCGAGCGGATCTACGGACGCTAGGTCCAGGCAGTAATTGCCGGAAAACCTGACCGTAACGGCCGCTGGATTGCAGAAATCTTCAGCCAAAACCAAAACATCAATAAGGAACTAGTACGCAACGGCCTGGCCTGGCATTATAAGCAATACTCCAAAAATGACAATTACGCTGCCCTGGAACGCATTGCCCGCCAAAAGAAAACCGGGTTAGGGAAGGACCAGGGACCCACAGCTCCGTGGCAGTGGCGAAAAATGAAAAAAGGAAAGTCTGCTAAAGTGAATTTGTGACCTTTGGCAGAGTTTAAAAAGTTTTCCTAAATTTGATCTACACCAAAATTTAAATTTTTATGGGAAAAGGAGACAAAAAATCCAGACGCGGTAAAATTACCGCCGGCAGCTACGGCAAAAGAAGAAAAAGAAAATCCGGATCTGTAAAAAACATTCCGGTTAATGTGCTGGATGCGGACGACAGCAAGTCTTCCAAAGTGAAAGTAAGACAGGACGTAGGCTACCCTGCCAATGAATCGGAGAATGCGAATGTGGAAAATGACCCGCTTCCGAAAGCGACCAAAGACAAAAAAACCGAAGGATAATCTTCGGTTTTTTATTTGATAATGAGTTCGGTTATCATCTCCCGCCGCCCAAAATGCTGCCTAAGATTCCACCGAGGCCACCTTGCTGCTGTTGCTTCTCTCCTCCGCCGCCCAGAACACTGCCCAGAATATCGTTCAGGGGGTTTGCCGGCTCGTTCTGCGCCTGATTCTGCGCGCCTCCCAGAATTCCACCCAGCAAATCCCCAAGACCGCCGCCGGAGTTAATGCCGCTGGACTG belongs to Chryseobacterium sp. and includes:
- a CDS encoding succinate dehydrogenase cytochrome b subunit, whose protein sequence is MAGLTSSTIGRKYAMALSAMFLLIFLIMHLTVNFLSVLGPDAFNTASDFMGYNPLIQFIMQPVLGFAVIFHFVMGFILEIRNRNARPTKYAVNNGAANSTWTSRNMIISGLVVLAFLGLHMYDFWWHEINFKYIERNEADNLRYWGELHERFANPVRVIFYIIAFILLGLHLAHGFQSSFQSVGARHPKYTPMIKAIGNWYSILIPAGFIIIAVYHYITQ
- the aspS gene encoding aspartate--tRNA ligase, which codes for MFRTHTNGELSLSNLNENVTLSGWVQTIRDKGFMIWIDLRDRYGITQLVFDEDRSSAELLQDAKKLGREFVIQVSGKVIERTSKNPKIPTGDVEILVEKLTVLNAAELPPFTIEDETDGGEELRMKYRYLDIRRNPVREKLIFRHKMAQKVRNYLSDQNFIEVETPVLIKSTPEGARDFIVPSRMNPGQFYALPQSPQTFKQLLMIGGMDRYFQIVKCFRDEDLRADRQPEFTQIDCEMAFVEQEDVLEIFEGMTASLLKDITGTDVAKFPRMTYDEAMKTYGNDKPDVRFGMKFVEVNDLMKGKDFKIFDEAELVVGINAEGCADYTRKQIDELIDWVKRPQIGASGMVWIKFQADGTITSSVNKFYAEEDLRKITEKFGARAGDLIFLMSGTENKVRTQLSGLRMELGNRLGLRNPKEFAPLWVVDFPLLEWDDESGRYHAMHHPFTSPKPEDIALLQTDPGKARANAYDLVLNGNEIGGGSVRIFDKELQSRMFDLLGFTKEEAEAQFGFLMNAFKYGAPPHAGLAFGFDRLVAILDGNEVIRDYIAFPKNNSGRDVMIDAPSAIAEEQLTELSLKVNAPSEK
- a CDS encoding thermonuclease family protein yields the protein MKKLIPILFFTAFSFLLFAQTHSGKIIAIKDGDTVVMLVKNKPQTIRLAHIDTPEKKQP
- a CDS encoding thermonuclease family protein; the encoded protein is MAGKPDRNGRWIAEIFSQNQNINKELVRNGLAWHYKQYSKNDNYAALERIARQKKTGLGKDQGPTAPWQWRKMKKGKSAKVNL